A single window of Oerskovia paurometabola DNA harbors:
- a CDS encoding helix-turn-helix domain-containing protein: protein MAAAGQVVLFERRTAEPLLRHVVGGILRAERTEQARTLLDVALAAQVSTAYLSEVERGRKEASSEVLAAICRALGLRVVDLLARSQDEFDAEASRRAGAERRSLSSQPRAVRELHALAASPRRSAPPARSVTSGTPTTTVLLLAA from the coding sequence ATGGCAGCCGCAGGCCAGGTGGTGCTCTTCGAGCGCCGGACCGCCGAGCCGTTGCTGCGGCACGTCGTCGGTGGGATCCTGCGTGCCGAGCGCACCGAGCAGGCGCGCACGCTCCTCGACGTCGCCCTCGCGGCGCAGGTCTCGACGGCGTACCTGTCGGAGGTCGAGCGCGGTCGCAAGGAGGCGTCGTCCGAGGTCCTGGCCGCGATCTGCCGCGCTCTGGGCCTGCGTGTGGTGGACCTCCTGGCGCGCAGCCAGGACGAGTTCGACGCCGAGGCGAGCCGCCGGGCGGGCGCCGAGCGCCGCAGCCTCTCCTCGCAGCCGCGGGCCGTGCGCGAGCTGCATGCGCTCGCCGCGTCGCCGCGGCGGTCCGCGCCACCGGCCCGTTCGGTGACGAGCGGCACGCCCACGACGACGGTCCTGCTGCTCGCCGCCTGA
- a CDS encoding VOC family protein, whose product MFRTLFPILTTTDLDRSLVFYRDLLRGTVTYQFPDDGPPVYVSVAVGDASLGIGVDRESTDVGHAHLWVTVDDCDQAVSHLAAAGVVVVSPPADQPWGERVARVLDPDGNQVSLGQEAAEDPEPDGPTGLS is encoded by the coding sequence ATGTTCCGCACGCTCTTCCCCATCCTCACCACGACCGACCTCGACCGGTCGCTCGTCTTCTACCGCGACCTGCTTCGCGGCACGGTCACCTACCAGTTCCCCGACGACGGACCACCCGTGTACGTCTCGGTCGCCGTGGGCGACGCGTCGCTGGGGATCGGGGTCGACCGCGAGAGCACCGACGTCGGCCACGCGCACCTGTGGGTCACGGTCGACGACTGCGACCAGGCCGTCTCCCACCTGGCCGCGGCGGGGGTCGTCGTGGTGTCCCCGCCCGCGGACCAGCCGTGGGGCGAACGCGTCGCCCGCGTGCTGGACCCCGACGGGAACCAGGTGTCGCTCGGGCAGGAGGCCGCCGAGGACCCCGAGCCGGACGGGCCGACGGGGTTGTCGTAG
- a CDS encoding oxygenase MpaB family protein, with amino-acid sequence MSTRVVDDLRSRAGRVLFERVAGPDGPAERSRIHDTPGPRWFPPDSAIARVHGDASMFVGGLRALLLQSLHPLAMAAVAAHSGYRGDPWGRLARTSTFLAVTTFGTVEHAQQAIDVVRSVHVRVRGTASDGRPYAADDPWLLRWVHVAEADSFLAAHQRYGERPLDAAGCDEYLAQAATIADRLGAVDPPRSRAELARAFEEFRPQLARTSESDDVARFLLSEPPLPFLARGPYAALGAASVASLPPWSRRMIPVRWPVRGESVLVRSGGRTVTKAIRWALAGSR; translated from the coding sequence GTGAGCACTCGCGTGGTCGACGACCTGAGGTCCCGTGCAGGCCGAGTCCTGTTCGAACGTGTGGCGGGCCCGGACGGCCCGGCCGAGCGCTCCCGCATCCACGACACCCCGGGCCCGCGCTGGTTCCCGCCCGACTCGGCGATCGCGCGCGTGCACGGCGACGCGTCGATGTTCGTGGGCGGCCTGCGTGCGCTGCTTCTCCAGTCGTTGCACCCGCTCGCGATGGCCGCGGTCGCGGCGCACTCCGGGTACCGGGGCGACCCGTGGGGGCGTCTGGCCCGCACGAGCACGTTCCTCGCGGTCACGACGTTCGGGACGGTCGAGCACGCTCAGCAGGCGATCGACGTCGTCCGTTCGGTGCATGTCCGCGTGCGCGGCACGGCCTCCGACGGGCGCCCGTACGCGGCCGACGACCCGTGGCTGCTGCGCTGGGTCCACGTCGCCGAGGCCGACAGCTTCCTCGCCGCGCACCAGCGCTACGGCGAGCGCCCGCTCGATGCCGCGGGCTGCGACGAGTACCTGGCCCAGGCCGCGACGATCGCGGACCGGCTCGGGGCCGTGGACCCGCCGCGCTCGCGTGCCGAGCTGGCGAGGGCCTTCGAGGAGTTCCGCCCGCAGCTCGCGAGGACCTCCGAGTCCGACGACGTCGCTCGCTTCCTCCTGTCCGAGCCCCCTCTGCCATTCCTCGCCCGGGGCCCGTACGCGGCGCTGGGGGCGGCCTCGGTCGCGTCGCTGCCCCCGTGGTCGCGGCGCATGATCCCGGTGCGATGGCCGGTGCGGGGTGAGTCGGTGCTGGTGCGGTCCGGCGGCCGCACGGTCACGAAGGCGATCCGCTGGGCGCTGGCCGGGTCGCGGTAG
- a CDS encoding NAD(P)/FAD-dependent oxidoreductase translates to MPQNDLTSVTPAQNADVAASPRPRKVPRIIVLGGGSVGLYSARRLRKKLGKREAAIVVVDPRPYMTYAPFLPEAAAGSIDARDVVAPHRRALKGVDVLQGKVVEINHAGRSITIHPEEGDDYSVSYDHLIVGLGSVSRTLPIPGLAENAIGFKNVEEAIAVRNHVINRMDVASSTWDQELRKRMLTFAFIGGGFAGMEAIAEIEDMARYATRNYPTIEPEDLRFVMIEGSGRILPEVSEPMGLYALEELKKRGIEFHLNTFLSSCVDGHVVTSTGVEFDTDTIVWTAGVKANPVLKESSDLPVDKLGRVIVLPTLQVADEDGNVIPDAWAAGDCAAVPDLLNPGKFCPPNAQHAIREATRLADNLVAILHSDEPVEYKHKSVGTVASLGLYKGVAELFGIFKLKGFLAWAMHRSYHVMAMPTGNRKIRIAIGWMGQFLMGRELVSLGSLHDPRAEFRQASVPPKGAGEPVKQQAVSSAAEAENGGAEAGAKAAPAEAAAAGEGHGPAKKATKKAATKA, encoded by the coding sequence ATGCCTCAGAATGACCTGACCTCGGTCACCCCTGCCCAGAACGCGGACGTCGCTGCCTCGCCGCGTCCCCGCAAGGTCCCTCGCATCATCGTCCTGGGTGGCGGCTCTGTCGGTCTGTACTCGGCGCGCCGTCTCCGCAAGAAGCTCGGCAAGCGCGAGGCGGCCATCGTGGTCGTCGACCCGCGCCCGTACATGACGTACGCGCCCTTCCTGCCGGAGGCCGCCGCGGGCTCGATCGACGCGCGCGACGTCGTCGCCCCTCACCGCCGCGCCCTCAAGGGCGTCGACGTGCTGCAGGGCAAGGTCGTGGAGATCAACCACGCCGGCCGCAGCATCACGATCCACCCGGAGGAGGGCGACGACTACTCGGTCTCCTACGACCACCTGATCGTCGGCCTCGGCTCCGTCTCGCGCACGCTGCCCATCCCGGGCCTCGCGGAGAACGCGATCGGCTTCAAGAACGTCGAAGAGGCCATCGCGGTCCGCAACCACGTCATCAACCGGATGGACGTCGCGTCGTCCACCTGGGACCAGGAGCTGCGCAAGCGCATGCTCACGTTCGCGTTCATCGGTGGCGGGTTCGCGGGCATGGAGGCGATCGCCGAGATCGAGGACATGGCGCGCTACGCGACCCGCAACTACCCGACGATCGAGCCCGAGGACCTGCGCTTCGTGATGATCGAGGGCTCGGGTCGCATCCTGCCCGAGGTCTCCGAGCCCATGGGTCTGTACGCGCTCGAGGAGCTCAAGAAGCGCGGCATCGAGTTCCACCTCAACACGTTCCTGTCGTCGTGCGTCGACGGCCACGTCGTGACCTCGACGGGCGTCGAGTTCGACACCGACACCATCGTGTGGACCGCGGGCGTCAAGGCGAACCCGGTCCTCAAGGAGAGCTCGGACCTGCCCGTCGACAAGCTCGGCCGCGTGATCGTGCTCCCGACGCTCCAGGTCGCGGACGAGGACGGCAACGTCATCCCCGACGCCTGGGCCGCAGGCGACTGCGCCGCCGTCCCGGACCTGCTGAACCCCGGCAAGTTCTGCCCGCCGAACGCGCAGCACGCGATCCGCGAGGCCACGCGCCTCGCCGACAACCTGGTCGCGATCCTGCACAGCGACGAGCCCGTCGAGTACAAGCACAAGAGCGTCGGTACGGTCGCCTCGCTCGGCCTGTACAAGGGCGTCGCGGAGCTGTTCGGCATCTTCAAGCTCAAGGGCTTCCTGGCCTGGGCCATGCACCGCAGCTACCACGTGATGGCGATGCCCACGGGCAACCGCAAGATCCGCATCGCGATCGGCTGGATGGGCCAGTTCCTCATGGGCCGCGAGCTCGTCTCGCTCGGTTCGCTGCACGACCCGCGCGCGGAGTTCCGCCAGGCGTCCGTGCCGCCCAAGGGTGCGGGCGAGCCCGTGAAGCAGCAGGCCGTGTCGTCGGCCGCCGAGGCCGAGAACGGCGGGGCAGAGGCCGGCGCCAAGGCGGCTCCGGCCGAGGCCGCCGCTGCCGGTGAGGGTCACGGGCCCGCGAAGAAGGCGACCAAGAAGGCCGCGACCAAGGCCTGA
- a CDS encoding PadR family transcriptional regulator yields MDTTQLLKGVLDAAVLAVVADEDGYGYDVVRRLRAAGLEEVGDASVYGTLRRLYAGGMLTSYVVPSDEGPHRKYYGINAQGRAMLDTQRKEWQEFSGTLTGLLKTSEGAA; encoded by the coding sequence GTGGACACCACACAGCTGTTGAAAGGCGTCCTCGACGCGGCGGTCCTCGCCGTCGTCGCGGACGAGGACGGGTACGGGTACGACGTCGTGAGGCGCCTGCGGGCCGCAGGTCTCGAGGAGGTGGGGGACGCGTCGGTCTACGGCACGCTACGCCGCCTGTACGCGGGCGGGATGCTCACGAGCTACGTCGTCCCCTCGGACGAGGGCCCGCACCGCAAGTACTACGGCATCAACGCGCAGGGCCGGGCCATGCTCGACACCCAGCGCAAGGAGTGGCAGGAGTTCTCCGGCACGCTGACCGGCCTCCTCAAGACCTCGGAAGGAGCCGCATGA
- a CDS encoding endonuclease domain-containing protein, which produces MRTDEPFTVAEGRASGLSPKMLRHPRLAIPTRGLRVAAEHADVLSVRAAAVMRSAPVGSAISHGSALRLHGVDLPWQVARDDRVHLSVPSRAVVPRRTGYVAHTHDADLLPVRHLDGLLVVTPEHAWRQLAGTLPLDELVVLGDSLLRRKSPASTLGQLRETVRGTPAGARGVARMRTALDDLRTGTDSPMETRTRLVLVRAGLPCPQVNVPVLDEDGRFVALPDMVYVAERVAIEYDGDVHRTDARTWRRDVAKRQWLEDLGWRTVVATADDVYRHPARLVARVAALLRSRTVPGPAEK; this is translated from the coding sequence ATGCGCACCGACGAACCGTTCACCGTGGCCGAGGGCCGGGCCTCCGGACTCTCCCCGAAGATGCTGCGCCACCCACGCCTCGCGATCCCCACCCGAGGCCTGCGCGTCGCGGCAGAGCATGCCGACGTGCTCTCCGTCCGGGCCGCCGCCGTGATGCGATCCGCGCCCGTGGGCTCGGCGATCAGTCACGGCAGCGCACTCCGCCTTCACGGCGTCGACCTCCCCTGGCAGGTCGCACGCGACGACCGTGTGCACCTGAGCGTCCCCAGCAGAGCCGTCGTCCCGCGTCGCACCGGATACGTGGCCCACACGCACGACGCCGACCTGCTGCCGGTGCGGCACCTGGACGGGCTGCTGGTCGTCACCCCCGAGCACGCGTGGCGACAGCTCGCCGGAACCCTGCCTCTCGACGAGCTCGTGGTTCTCGGGGACTCGCTGCTGCGCCGCAAGTCCCCGGCCTCGACGCTCGGGCAGCTGCGGGAGACCGTGCGCGGCACGCCGGCTGGTGCACGCGGAGTCGCACGGATGCGGACCGCCCTCGACGACCTCCGCACCGGGACCGACTCGCCCATGGAGACGCGAACCCGACTCGTGCTCGTCCGCGCGGGCCTGCCGTGCCCGCAGGTCAACGTCCCGGTCCTCGACGAGGACGGCCGTTTCGTCGCCCTGCCTGACATGGTCTACGTCGCCGAGAGGGTCGCGATCGAGTACGACGGCGACGTGCACCGCACCGACGCCCGGACCTGGCGCCGGGACGTCGCGAAGAGGCAGTGGCTCGAGGACCTCGGGTGGCGGACCGTGGTCGCCACGGCCGACGACGTCTACCGCCACCCGGCGCGCCTCGTGGCGCGCGTTGCCGCGCTGCTCCGGTCTCGCACAGTCCCTGGCCCCGCCGAGAAGTGA
- a CDS encoding Ppx/GppA phosphatase family protein, which yields MTSSRVAAIDCGTNSIRLLVADVDPETGVLTELDRRMEVVRLGQGVDRTGRLAPEALARTLDQAAEYARVIEDLGATRTRFVATSATRDAENRGEFVEGVLARLGVEPEVVSGTEEAELSFRGATGVVAANHPGPFVVVDLGGGSTELVLGTDAPEAAWSMDVGCVRMTERHLRSDPPTAEEIAAARADVRVALDTASLTVPLGKAATLVGLAGSVTTVTAHALGLERYDRDRIDGAVLTVDQTLAACEDLLGRTRAEREALGFMHPGRIDVIGAGALVWAEVVRRVRDDVAAAGGELTSVVTSEHDILDGIALSIA from the coding sequence ATGACTTCTTCTCGCGTCGCCGCGATCGACTGCGGCACCAACTCGATCCGCCTCCTCGTCGCCGACGTCGACCCCGAGACGGGCGTGCTCACCGAGCTCGACCGTCGCATGGAGGTCGTGCGCCTCGGTCAGGGCGTCGACCGGACGGGCCGACTGGCCCCGGAGGCCTTGGCCCGCACGCTCGACCAGGCGGCCGAGTACGCCCGGGTGATCGAGGATCTCGGTGCGACGCGCACCCGGTTCGTGGCGACGTCGGCTACCCGTGACGCGGAGAACCGTGGCGAGTTCGTCGAGGGCGTCCTGGCCCGCCTGGGCGTCGAGCCCGAGGTCGTGTCCGGGACGGAGGAGGCCGAGCTGTCCTTCCGTGGCGCGACGGGCGTGGTCGCGGCGAACCACCCCGGCCCGTTCGTGGTCGTGGACCTCGGGGGAGGGTCGACCGAGCTCGTGCTCGGCACCGACGCACCGGAGGCGGCGTGGTCCATGGACGTGGGCTGCGTGCGCATGACCGAGCGTCACCTGCGCTCGGACCCGCCGACGGCCGAGGAGATCGCGGCGGCGCGGGCCGACGTGCGGGTCGCGCTCGACACGGCGTCGCTCACCGTCCCGCTCGGCAAGGCCGCGACGCTCGTGGGGCTCGCGGGCTCCGTCACGACCGTGACCGCGCACGCGCTCGGGCTCGAGCGGTACGACCGCGACCGGATCGACGGTGCGGTGCTGACGGTCGACCAGACGCTCGCCGCGTGCGAGGACCTGCTGGGCCGCACGCGCGCCGAGCGCGAGGCGCTGGGCTTCATGCACCCGGGCCGTATCGACGTGATCGGTGCGGGCGCGCTCGTGTGGGCCGAGGTCGTGCGCCGGGTGCGTGACGACGTCGCGGCCGCGGGCGGCGAGCTCACGTCGGTCGTGACGAGCGAGCACGACATCCTGGACGGGATCGCGCTGTCGATCGCGTGA
- a CDS encoding DUF501 domain-containing protein, with product MEVLQEQLGRPARGVVGIAARCVCGRPLVVHTAPRLPDGTPFPTTYYLTGPGAVAGASTLEANGVMKEMSERLTQDGELAAAYVRAHEHYLAARESLGHVEEIAGISAGGMPVRVKCLHVLVGHALAAGPGVNPLGDEALVMISGTWRADRCTC from the coding sequence CTGGAGGTCCTGCAGGAGCAGCTCGGCCGCCCGGCGCGCGGCGTCGTGGGGATCGCCGCGCGCTGCGTGTGCGGTCGCCCGCTCGTCGTGCACACCGCGCCGCGCCTGCCCGACGGCACCCCGTTCCCCACGACGTACTACCTGACGGGCCCCGGCGCGGTCGCGGGCGCCTCGACGCTCGAGGCGAACGGCGTGATGAAGGAGATGTCGGAGCGCCTGACGCAGGACGGGGAGCTCGCAGCCGCCTACGTCCGCGCGCACGAGCACTACCTCGCGGCGCGCGAGTCGCTCGGGCACGTCGAGGAGATCGCGGGCATCTCGGCGGGCGGCATGCCCGTGCGGGTCAAGTGTCTGCACGTGCTCGTGGGCCACGCGCTCGCGGCCGGGCCCGGCGTGAACCCGCTGGGTGACGAGGCACTCGTCATGATCTCGGGCACCTGGCGCGCGGACCGCTGCACCTGCTGA
- a CDS encoding FtsB family cell division protein, with translation MPTNRRPSTPGASPRPGGGRGGGGARGDGRSSTGRARGTSGPTTSRSDAGTSSRSGAGTGAPKAGPAKGASKDASTAKGSGPATGAGRKPAAPRKPSATSGGSGTGGRSGGSSKSSTSTTTRAARTARTPRTPRPTASTRAPALADRRRSRNGLLLPEVVTVRSLVIAVVVLLAVVLLLPTLRAYVNQTGELRALRAEVAAAEAERDDLQVQLGRWDDEAYVIAQARDRLSYVMPGERAWRVIDPDTVVDDLDPETGRKITDGPVGVEGNDGAPWYTSLWRSVQLAGEQPAPGDSPVEQGSDGPPATDAPTP, from the coding sequence ATGCCCACGAACCGTCGTCCGTCCACGCCCGGCGCGTCGCCGCGCCCGGGCGGCGGGCGCGGAGGCGGAGGCGCACGCGGCGACGGTCGTTCGTCGACGGGCCGCGCACGGGGCACCTCCGGCCCGACGACGTCGCGCTCCGACGCGGGCACGTCCAGCAGGTCCGGGGCCGGCACGGGTGCCCCGAAGGCCGGTCCCGCGAAGGGGGCGAGCAAGGACGCGAGCACTGCCAAGGGCTCGGGGCCCGCGACCGGCGCGGGACGCAAGCCCGCAGCGCCGCGCAAGCCGTCGGCCACCTCGGGAGGCTCAGGCACGGGCGGCCGGTCGGGTGGTTCCTCGAAGTCCTCGACCTCCACGACGACGCGCGCGGCACGCACGGCGCGGACCCCGCGGACCCCGCGACCGACCGCCTCGACACGGGCCCCGGCGCTCGCGGACCGTCGACGCAGCCGCAACGGCCTCCTGCTGCCCGAGGTCGTGACGGTCCGTTCGCTCGTGATCGCCGTCGTCGTGCTCCTCGCGGTCGTCCTGCTCCTGCCGACCTTGCGCGCCTACGTGAACCAGACGGGCGAGCTGCGCGCGCTGCGGGCCGAGGTCGCGGCCGCGGAGGCCGAGCGCGACGACCTCCAGGTCCAGCTCGGCCGCTGGGACGACGAGGCGTACGTGATCGCCCAGGCGCGCGACCGGTTGAGCTATGTGATGCCGGGCGAGCGTGCGTGGCGGGTCATCGACCCGGACACGGTGGTCGACGACCTCGATCCCGAGACGGGACGGAAGATCACGGACGGTCCTGTCGGGGTCGAGGGGAACGACGGCGCGCCCTGGTACACCTCGCTGTGGCGGTCCGTGCAGCTCGCGGGGGAGCAGCCGGCTCCCGGCGACTCGCCGGTCGAGCAGGGGAGCGACGGGCCTCCGGCCACGGACGCCCCGACACCGTAG
- the eno gene encoding phosphopyruvate hydratase, producing MASIEAVGAREILDSRGNPTVEVEVVLDDGTFARAGVPSGASTGAFEAVERRDGDKSRYLGKGVEGAVNAVIDEIAPELLGFEAEDQRLIDQALIELDGTPNKGKLGANAILGVSLAVAKAAAKSSGLDLYRYVGGPNAHVLPVPMMNILNGGSHADSNVDIQEFMVAPIGATSFREALRTGAEVYHSLKSVLKSKGLATGLGDEGGFAPNLPSNRDALDLILVAIEQAGFKPGVDVGLALDVAATEFFKDGAYQFEGKATSSDEIIAYYKQLVADYPLVSIEDPLSEDEWSAWSQLVSEVGDKVQIVGDDLFVTNPERLAKGIELKSANSLLVKLNQIGTLSETLDAVELAQRNGFTAMVSHRSGETEDTTIADLSVAVNAGQIKTGAPARGERINKYNQLLRIEEALDDAGRYAGASAFPRWKA from the coding sequence GTGGCAAGCATCGAAGCCGTTGGAGCACGCGAGATTCTCGACTCGCGCGGAAACCCCACCGTCGAGGTCGAGGTCGTGCTCGACGACGGTACCTTTGCCCGCGCAGGCGTCCCCTCGGGCGCCTCGACCGGCGCTTTCGAGGCCGTCGAGCGTCGTGACGGCGACAAGTCCCGCTACCTGGGCAAGGGTGTCGAGGGCGCGGTCAACGCCGTCATCGACGAGATCGCCCCCGAGCTGCTCGGCTTCGAGGCCGAGGACCAGCGCCTCATCGACCAGGCGCTGATCGAGCTCGACGGCACGCCGAACAAGGGCAAGCTCGGCGCGAACGCCATCCTCGGTGTCTCGCTCGCGGTCGCGAAGGCCGCCGCGAAGAGCTCGGGCCTGGACCTGTACCGCTACGTCGGTGGCCCGAACGCGCACGTCCTGCCCGTCCCGATGATGAACATCCTCAACGGTGGGTCGCACGCCGACTCCAACGTCGACATCCAGGAGTTCATGGTCGCCCCGATCGGCGCCACGTCCTTCCGTGAGGCGCTGCGCACCGGTGCAGAGGTCTACCACTCCCTGAAGTCCGTGCTCAAGAGCAAGGGCCTCGCGACGGGCCTCGGCGACGAGGGCGGCTTCGCCCCCAACCTGCCGAGCAACCGCGACGCGCTCGACCTGATCCTCGTCGCGATCGAGCAGGCCGGCTTCAAGCCGGGCGTCGACGTGGGCCTCGCGCTCGACGTCGCCGCGACCGAGTTCTTCAAGGACGGCGCGTACCAGTTCGAGGGCAAGGCGACGAGCTCGGACGAGATCATCGCCTACTACAAGCAGCTCGTGGCGGACTACCCGCTGGTCTCGATCGAGGACCCGCTGTCCGAGGACGAGTGGAGCGCCTGGTCGCAGCTCGTGTCCGAGGTCGGCGACAAGGTGCAGATCGTCGGCGACGACCTGTTCGTCACCAACCCGGAGCGTCTCGCCAAGGGCATCGAGCTCAAGTCGGCGAACTCGCTGCTCGTGAAGCTGAACCAGATCGGCACGCTCTCGGAGACGCTCGACGCCGTCGAGCTCGCCCAGCGCAACGGCTTCACCGCGATGGTCTCGCACCGTTCGGGCGAGACCGAGGACACGACGATCGCGGACCTGTCCGTCGCCGTCAACGCCGGCCAGATCAAGACCGGTGCTCCCGCCCGTGGCGAGCGCATCAACAAGTACAACCAGCTCCTGCGCATCGAGGAGGCCCTGGACGACGCGGGCCGCTACGCCGGCGCCTCGGCGTTCCCGCGCTGGAAGGCGTGA
- a CDS encoding MazG family protein, producing the protein MTTSEPNHPGPVDPLRESVAVMDRLYSAGGCPWDREQTHETLVRYLLEEAHELAEAIETGDRAGMREELGDLLLQVLFHARIASEDPVAPFTVDDVAADLVAKLVRRHPHVFADTAVTTGDGHAALYAQWDEIKQQEKQRDSVLEGIPLAQGALARAQKVLSRAQRAGLGEVVAGTGPTAVVASVPPVAPGEAEDRRGAAPSGTPGDAERAYGHELLEVVRRAQADGVDAETALRVALREVERAIVSAEGDGHARRG; encoded by the coding sequence ATGACCACGAGCGAGCCGAACCACCCCGGTCCCGTCGACCCCCTGCGCGAGTCCGTCGCCGTCATGGACAGGCTCTACTCGGCCGGCGGGTGCCCGTGGGACCGCGAGCAGACGCACGAGACCCTGGTCCGCTACCTGCTCGAGGAGGCGCACGAGCTCGCCGAGGCCATCGAGACGGGCGACCGTGCGGGCATGCGCGAGGAGCTGGGGGACCTGCTGCTCCAGGTCCTGTTCCACGCGCGCATCGCGAGCGAGGACCCGGTCGCCCCGTTCACGGTCGACGACGTCGCGGCCGACCTCGTCGCCAAGCTCGTCAGGCGTCACCCGCACGTGTTCGCGGACACCGCGGTCACCACGGGTGACGGCCACGCGGCCCTGTATGCGCAGTGGGACGAGATCAAGCAGCAGGAGAAGCAGCGCGATTCCGTCCTCGAGGGCATCCCGCTCGCGCAGGGTGCGCTCGCCCGCGCCCAGAAGGTCCTGTCCCGCGCGCAGCGCGCCGGGCTGGGGGAGGTCGTCGCGGGTACCGGCCCGACGGCGGTCGTCGCGTCGGTCCCTCCCGTCGCCCCGGGCGAGGCGGAGGACCGGAGGGGAGCGGCGCCGTCGGGCACGCCGGGCGACGCGGAACGGGCGTACGGGCACGAGCTGCTCGAGGTCGTGCGCCGCGCCCAGGCCGACGGGGTGGACGCCGAGACGGCGCTGCGGGTCGCGCTGCGCGAGGTCGAGCGGGCGATCGTCTCCGCCGAGGGTGACGGGCACGCCCGCCGGGGGTGA